One region of Dokdonia sp. 4H-3-7-5 genomic DNA includes:
- a CDS encoding gluconate 2-dehydrogenase subunit 3 family protein codes for MKRRQLIKNLGLGGVALVATPTILSLLQSCKADGPVFEPVFLSNSQGKALRHIVDLIIPSDETIPGAVDVGAHKFIDTYWNQAVDAEGKTQILAGFDALANRLQDASGKTFDDAEAEDYDALLAKYLTSSKEQEAVFQKSLGEFYQAYQNDKTVKVDPDAGAFSLLGNIRGMAIWGWKASEEIGENVLAYEPIPGKQIGCLPLEEATGGKTYSL; via the coding sequence ATGAAAAGAAGACAGTTAATAAAGAACTTAGGATTAGGTGGAGTCGCACTTGTTGCAACACCTACTATATTGAGCCTTTTACAAAGTTGCAAAGCAGATGGACCTGTATTTGAGCCTGTATTTTTAAGCAATTCTCAAGGTAAAGCGTTAAGGCATATTGTAGATTTAATTATTCCTTCTGACGAGACAATCCCAGGAGCGGTAGATGTAGGTGCGCACAAGTTTATAGATACTTACTGGAATCAAGCAGTAGATGCAGAAGGTAAAACGCAAATTCTAGCAGGATTTGATGCGCTTGCAAATAGATTGCAAGATGCATCTGGTAAAACATTTGACGATGCAGAAGCGGAGGATTATGACGCCCTGTTGGCAAAGTATCTTACATCTTCAAAAGAGCAAGAAGCTGTATTTCAGAAAAGCCTTGGTGAGTTTTATCAAGCCTATCAAAATGATAAAACAGTTAAGGTAGATCCAGATGCTGGAGCATTCAGTCTTTTAGGAAATATAAGAGGAATGGCTATATGGGGATGGAAAGCCTCAGAAGAAATAGGAGAAAATGTTCTCGCTTATGAGCCTATTCCAGGTAAACAAATAGGTTGCTTACCGCTAGAGGAAGCAACAGGAGGAAAGACATATTCTCTATAA
- a CDS encoding hydroxypyruvate isomerase family protein, protein MDRRKFIQKGALTGSFLGLGSFGVNAMVKGIEDVSAFAKAKNGAHSFNLNYAPHVGMFKELAGENVIDQLHFMADQGFTAFEDNEMRNRPVSEQKAMALVMKERGMTMGVFVAHKIHWTKPNLASGKQEWRDEFLADIKSSIEVAKRVNAKWMTVVPGHVDLRQNIDFQTANVVETLKQAAAILEPHGIVMVLEPLNFRNHPGLFLSKSPQAYQICKAVDSPSCKILFDIYHQQIQEGNLIPNIEQCWDEIAYFQIGDNPGRNEPTSGEINYKNVFKYIHSRGFKGVLGMEHGNSIKGKEGEQRVIDAYVESDLFL, encoded by the coding sequence ATGGACAGAAGGAAATTTATACAAAAAGGAGCTCTCACGGGTTCCTTTTTAGGTTTAGGTAGTTTCGGGGTAAATGCTATGGTTAAAGGGATAGAAGATGTCTCCGCTTTCGCGAAAGCGAAAAATGGAGCACATTCTTTTAATCTCAATTATGCACCACATGTAGGGATGTTTAAAGAGCTCGCTGGCGAAAATGTGATCGATCAGCTTCACTTTATGGCAGATCAAGGATTTACTGCCTTTGAAGACAATGAGATGCGCAACCGTCCTGTTTCCGAACAAAAAGCGATGGCGCTTGTCATGAAAGAACGCGGAATGACCATGGGTGTTTTTGTTGCTCACAAAATACACTGGACAAAACCAAACCTAGCCAGCGGAAAACAAGAATGGCGTGATGAGTTTCTGGCAGATATCAAAAGTTCTATAGAAGTTGCAAAGCGTGTAAATGCAAAATGGATGACCGTGGTGCCTGGTCACGTAGACTTGCGTCAAAATATTGATTTTCAAACGGCAAATGTGGTAGAGACTTTAAAACAAGCTGCAGCGATTCTAGAACCACATGGAATTGTAATGGTGCTTGAACCATTAAATTTTAGAAATCATCCAGGACTCTTTCTATCTAAGTCGCCACAAGCATACCAGATTTGTAAAGCAGTAGATAGTCCGTCATGTAAGATTCTTTTTGATATTTATCATCAGCAAATTCAAGAAGGAAACTTGATTCCTAACATAGAACAGTGTTGGGACGAGATTGCGTATTTCCAGATAGGGGATAATCCAGGGCGCAATGAGCCTACCTCTGGAGAGATTAACTATAAAAATGTATTTAAATACATTCATAGTCGTGGTTTTAAAGGAGTTTTAGGAATGGAGCATGGCAACAGTATCAAGGGGAAAGAAGGCGAGCAGCGTGTAATAGATGCGTATGTGGAGAGTGATCTCTTCTTATAA
- a CDS encoding cell division protein FtsX, producing the protein MSSSFEKYQKRRLITSYFSVVISIALVLFLLGILGLLVLNTKKVADYFKETIAVGVYFKDGAKDVEMKQLEKSLSLAEYTKSIQFVSKEEAAEAHSEALGENFVDYLGENPLQNSIDLYLNADYVSAEKVSEIAAEIASKNFVEEVTYDKPLISLLNDNIKKMSLWILIISGIFTFIAVLLINSSIRLSVYAKRFTIKTMQMVGATKKFIRRPFVWKSVRLGIIGALIAIAGMAGVLYYANKTFPQLTLLDDPLLLGALFGGVFMMGIVITWFSTFLATQRFLNLRTDELYY; encoded by the coding sequence ATGAGTTCATCCTTTGAGAAATACCAGAAAAGACGATTGATTACCTCCTATTTTTCGGTGGTGATTAGTATTGCTTTGGTACTATTTTTACTGGGAATACTAGGATTACTAGTGCTTAACACCAAAAAAGTAGCCGACTATTTTAAGGAAACTATTGCAGTGGGTGTTTACTTTAAAGATGGAGCAAAAGATGTGGAAATGAAGCAGCTTGAGAAGTCTTTGTCGCTTGCAGAATACACGAAGTCCATACAATTTGTATCAAAAGAAGAAGCTGCCGAAGCGCATAGCGAAGCGCTAGGAGAAAACTTTGTAGATTACCTTGGAGAAAATCCACTACAAAATAGCATAGATTTATATCTTAATGCAGATTACGTGTCTGCTGAAAAAGTATCAGAAATCGCAGCAGAAATTGCTTCTAAAAACTTTGTAGAGGAAGTGACGTATGACAAGCCGTTAATCTCACTCCTTAACGACAATATTAAGAAAATGAGCCTGTGGATTCTCATTATCTCAGGGATATTCACTTTTATAGCAGTGTTGCTTATTAATAGTTCTATACGATTATCCGTATATGCTAAGCGATTTACCATAAAAACCATGCAGATGGTTGGAGCGACTAAAAAATTTATACGCAGGCCTTTCGTTTGGAAAAGTGTGCGTTTAGGGATTATAGGAGCGCTTATAGCTATAGCAGGGATGGCTGGAGTATTGTATTATGCAAACAAGACTTTTCCTCAACTCACATTACTTGATGATCCACTTCTACTAGGAGCACTTTTTGGAGGGGTATTTATGATGGGTATCGTGATTACTTGGTTTAGCACCTTTCTTGCAACACAACGTTTCTTAAATTTGCGCACAGACGAATTATACTACTAG